The Vigna unguiculata cultivar IT97K-499-35 chromosome 6, ASM411807v1, whole genome shotgun sequence genome contains a region encoding:
- the LOC114188230 gene encoding leucine-rich repeat receptor-like serine/threonine-protein kinase BAM3, whose translation MATLSSFSFVPFCMLLFLVCLAGPVCVSSLQLSLRRQASILVSMKQDFGAANSSLRSWDMSNYLSLCSWYGIECDHENRSVVSIDISDMNVSGSVSAAITGLLSLESVSLQGNGFSGEFPSEIHKLPRLRFLNMSANMFSGNLSWKFSQLKELEVVDAYDNSFNGSLPLGVTHLPKIKHLNFGGNYFSGEIPPSYGNMWQLKYLSLAGNDLRGFIPSGLGNLTNLTHLCLGYYNQFDGGIPPEFGKLTNLVHLDIANCSLTGPIPVELGNLKKLDTLYLQTNQLSGSIPPQLGNLTRLKALDLSFNMLTGGIPDEFSALQELTVLNLFINKLHGEIPHFISELPNLENLKLWQNNFTGVIPSNLGQNGRLLELDLSTNKLTGLVPKSLCLGKRLKILILLKNFLFGSLPEDLGQCHTLQRVRLGQNYLTGPLPHGFLYLPELSLVELQNNYLSGGFPQSTSSTPSKLAQLNLSNNRFSGFLPASISNFPNMQILLLSENRFSGEIPPVIGRLKSILKFDISMNNFSGTIPPELGNCVLLTYLDFSQNQLSGPIPVQIAEIHILNYLNVSWNHLNQSLPKELRTMKGLTTADFSHNNFSGSIPEGGQFSIFNSTSFVGNPHLCGYDSKPCNLSSTSTLESQEKKSAKHGVPGKFKFLFALALLGCSLVFATLAIIKSRKTRRHSNSWKLTAFQKLEYGSEDIIGCIKESNVIGRGGSGVVYRGTMPNGEEVAVKKLLGINKGSSHDNGLSAEIKTLGRIRHRYIVRLLAFCSNRETNLLVYDYMPNGSLGEVLHGKRGEFLKWDTRLKIAIEAAKGLCYLHHDCSPLIIHRDVKSNNILLNSDFEAHVADFGLAKFMQDNGASECMSSIAGSYGYIAPEYAYTLKVDEKSDVYSFGVVLLELITGRRPVGNFGEDGLDIVQWIMMQTNGNKEMVMKIIDERLHHIPLAEAKQVFFVAKLCVHEHSVERPTMREVVEMLAQAKQPNTFQMQ comes from the exons ATGGCTACCCTTTCTTCTTTCAGTTTTGTACCCTTTTGCATGCTCTTGTTCCTTGTGTGTCTCGCTGGTCCTGTTTGTGTTTCTTCACTTCAACTTTCCCTGAGAAGGCAAGCTTCAATCCTTGTTTCCATGAAGCAAGATTTTGGAGCTGCTAACTCTTCTCTCAGAAGCTGGGACATGTCAAACTACTTGTCCCTTTGCAGTTGGTATGGCATTGAGTGTGACCATGAGAACAGGTCGGTGGTGTCAATTGACATATCAGATATGAATGTTTCAGGGTCAGTTTCAGCTGCCATCACAGGACTCTTGAGCCTTGAGAGTGTGTCACTCCAGGGAAATGGCTTCTCTGGGGAGTTTCCAAGTGAAATCCACAAGCTACCAAGGCTCAGGTTCCTCAACATGTCTGCAAACATGTTCAGTGGGAATTTGAGTTGGAAATTCTCCCAGCTAAAGGAGCTTGAAGTGGTGGATGCTTATGACAATTCTTTCAATGGCTCACTTCCTCTGGGTGTCACTCATCTCCCAAAGATCAAGCACTTGAACTTTGGAGGGAACTACTTCTCTGGGGAAATCCCTCCAAGCTATGGAAACATGTGGCAGCTCAAGTACCTGTCCCTTGCAGGGAATGATTTGAGAGGATTCATACCAAGTGGGCTTGGGAATCTCACCAACCTCACTCATCTTTGCTTGGGATACTACAATCAGTTTGATGGTGGAATCCCTCCAGAGTTTGGTAAGCTCACCAATCTGGTTCATCTAGACATTGCAAACTGCAGCTTGACAGGTCCAATTCCTGTTGAGTTGGGAAACCTGAAGAAGTTAGACACTCTCTACTTGCAAACCAATCAGCTGAGTGGTTCAATCCCTCCCCAGCTGGGAAACTTGACTAGATTAAAAGCTCTTGATCTATCATTCAACATGCTCACAGGAGGCATCCCTGATGAGTTCTCAGCTCTTCAAGAGCTTACCGTCTTGAACCTGTTCATAAACAAGCTGCATGGAGAAATTCCTCACTTCATTTCTGAGCTACCAAACTTGGAGAATCTCAAGCTTTGGCAGAACAACTTCACTGGAGTGATTCCTTCAAATCTTGGCCAGAATGGCAGGTTGCTTGAGCTTGACTTGTCAACAAATAAGCTCACTGGTTTGGTGCCAAAATCTCTCTGCCTTGGAAAGAGGCTGAAAATTCTGATCCTGCTCAAGAACTTTCTCTTTGGATCTTTGCCTGAGGATCTTGGTCAATGCCACACACTCCAAAGAGTCCGTTTGGGTCAGAACTACTTAACCGGGCCATTGCCACATGGGTTTCTCTATTTGCCTGAACTTTCACTTGTGGAGCTTCAGAACAATTATCTCAGTGGTGGCTTCCCACAATCAACGAGCAGCACACCCTCCAAACTAGCACAGTTGAACCTATCAAACAACCGCTTCTCAGGGTTTCTTCCAGcctcaatttcaaattttccaaaCATGCAAATTCTTCTGCTTAGTGAAAACAGATTCTCCGGAGAAATTCCACCAGTTATAGGGAGGTTGAAAAGCATCCTCAAGTTTGATATAAGTATGAACAACTTTTCAGGTACTATTCCACCTGAGCTAGGTAACTGTGTCTTACTCACCTACTTAGATTTCAGCCAAAACCAGCTATCAGGTCCCATTCCTGTTCAAATTGCTGAAATCCACATATTAAACTATCTCAATGTCTCATGGAACCACCTAAACCAAAGCCTTCCCAAGGAACTTAGGACCATGAAGGGCTTAACTACAGCAGATTTCTCTCACAACAACTTCTCAGGTTCAATACCTGAGGGGGGGCAATTCTCAATCTTTAATTCCACATCCTTTGTGGGTAATCCTCATCTATGTGGCTATGACTCCAAGCCATGCAACCTTTCTTCAACATCTACTTTGGAGTCTCAAGAAAAAAAGAGTGCAAAACATGGTGTCCCTGGGAAGTTCAAGTTCCTGTTTGCATTGGCATTGTTGGGGTGCTCATTGGTGTTTGCAACCTTGGCCATAATCAAGAGTAGAAAGACAAGGAGGCACTCCAATTCATGGAAGTTAACAGCATTCCAGAAGCTGGAGTATGGAAGTGAGGACATCATAGGGTGCATAAAGGAAAGCAATGTGATAGGAAGAGGAGGATCTGGGGTTGTGTACAGAGGAACCATGCCAAATGGAGAGGAAGTGGCAGTGAAGAAACTCTTAGGAATCAACAAAGGATCTTCCCATGACAATGGCCTCTCTGCAGAAATAAAAACATTGGGGAGAATCAGACACAGGTACATTGTGAGGTTGCTAGCATTTTGCTCAAACAGAGAGACCAATTTGCTTGTCTATGATTACATGCCAAATGGAAGCTTGGGGGAAGTGTTGCATGGGAAAAGAGGTGAGTTTCTCAAGTGGGACACTAGGCTCAAAATAGCCATAGAAGCTGCAAAAGGACTTTGTTATTTGCACCATGATTGTTCCCCTTTGATCATCCATAGAGATGTCAAGTCAAACAACATACTTCTGAACTCTGATTTTGAGGCTCATGTTGCTGATTTTGGGCTTGCCAAGTTCATGCAAGATAATGGTGCATCAGAGTGCATGTCTTCCATTGCTGGTTCCTATGGCTACATTGCTCCAG AATATGCATACACATTGAAAGTGGATGAGAAAAGTGATGTTTACAGTTTTGGAGTGGTGCTGCTAGAACTCATAACAGGGAGAAGACCAGTGGGGAACTTTGGGGAAGATGGATTAGACATTGTGCAATGGATCATGATGCAAACAAATGGGAACAAAGAGATGGTGATGAAGATCATTGATGAGAGGCTACATCACATTCCTTTGGCTGAAGCAAAGCAGGTGTTTTTTGTGGCAAAGTTGTGTGTTCATGAACACAGTGTGGAGAGACCAACCATGAGAGAAGTGGTTGAAATGCTTGCACAAGCAAAACAACCAAACACATTTCAGATGCAGTGA
- the LOC114188246 gene encoding DEAD-box ATP-dependent RNA helicase 53, mitochondrial-like: MTSLILRRSSSVISRRFFATLATVEPLSRQSGLAALRHGGSNDGVGIRFLHAISGPLNFRSSPVSCAAQLAVERDYSNEDVGSGTNCDEGLEIAKLGISTEIVEALAKKGIAKLFPIQRAVLEPAMQGRDMIGRARTGTGKTLAFGIPILDRIIQLNAKHGRGKDPLAMVLAPTRELARQVEKEFNEAAPKLDTICLYGGMPIQQQMRQLNYGVDIVVGTPGRIIDLLNRRALNLKDVKFVVLDEADQMLQVGFQEAVENILQNLSPNRQTLMFSATMPSWIKSITRNYLNNPLTIDLVGDSDQKLADGISLYSIASDMRTKAGILAPLITEHANGGKCIVFTQTKRDADRLSYVMAKSLKCEPLHGDISQTQRERTLAGFRNNHFNVLVATDVASRGLDIPNVDLVIHYDLPSSSEIFVHRSGRTGRAGKKGAAILIYSEDQFRTLRTIERDVGCKFTELAKINAQSGSADMFGGWSGGRFGSSGGMRDRQSGGTGFGRSPGYGRSSYGNSSSGSYSNSGFGRSSHGNSSETGRFGGPSSSRFGSPGSSLSGGGFGGFGSSDRSGGFGSSDRSGGFGWAQSGGFGDRK; encoded by the exons ATGACGAGCTTGATCCTCAGAAGATCCTCCTCCGTAATCTCGCGCCGTTTCTTCGCCACTCTCGCCACCGTCGAACCGCTTTCGCGCCAAAGCGGGCTCGCCGCCCTCCGGCACGGTGGCTCCAACGACGGAGTTGGAATCAGGTTCTTGCACGCGATATCAGGACCATTGAACTTCCGCTCGTCGCCGGTTTCTTGCGCAGCGCAGCTCGCAGTGGAGCGCGACTACTCCAACGAAGATGTAGGTTCTGGCACGAACTGCGACGAAGGACTCGAGATCGCGAAGCTCGGGATCTCGACGGAGATCGTGGAGGCCTTAGCCAAGAAAGGGATCGCAAAGCTGTTTCCTATTCAG AGAGCTGTGCTGGAACCTGCAATGCAGGGACGTGATATGATTGGTCGAGCTAGGACAGGAACTGGGAAAACTCTTGCATTTGGGATACCCATCTTAGACAGGATTATTCAGCTAAATGCTAAGCATGG GCGAGGAAAAGATCCTTTGGCTATGGTTTTGGCTCCGACTAGAGAACTTGCACGGCAGGTTGAGAAGGAATTCAATGAAGCTGCACCTAAACTGGACACGATCTGTCTTTATGGGGGTATGCCTATCCAACAACAAATGAGGCAGCTTAATTATGGTGTAGATATTGTAGTAGGCACACCTGGTAGAATTATTGATCTTCTCAATAGGAGGGCACTGAATTTGAAGGATGTGAAGTTTGTTGTTCTTGATGAAGCTGATCAGATGCTTCAAGTCGGATTTCAAGAAGCTGTGGAGAACATCTTGCAAAATTTGTCTCCAAATCGTCAGACTCTTATGTTCTCAGCAACTATGCCATCTTGGATAAAGAGTATCACCCGAAATTACCTAAACAATCCCCTTACCATTGACCTC GTTGGAGATTCTGATCAGAAGTTGGCAGATGGAATTTCACTGTACTCTATTGCATCTGATATGCGCACTAAAGCAGGGATTCTTGCACCCCTGATAACA GAACATGCAAATGGAGGAAAGTGTATTGTTTTCACTCAAACCAAACGTGATGCTGATAGATTATCATATGTAATGGCTAAAAGCCTTAAATGTGAGCCTTTGCATGGAGATATTTCACAAACTCAGAGGGAAAGGACTCTTGCTGGTTTCAGAAACAACCATTTCAATGTTTTAGTGGCAACTGACGTTGCATCACGTGGccttgatattccaaatgtggatctc GTGATACATTATGATCTTCCCAGTTCATCAGAGATATTTGTTCACAGATCTGGAAGAACAGGCCGTGCTGGGAAGAAAGGAGCTGCTATTCTTATTTACTCAGAAGATCAATTCAGGACTTTGAGGACTATTGAGCGTGATGTTGGATGCAAATTTACTGag CTAGCAAAGATTAATGCTCAGAGTGGATCAGCAGACATGTTTGGTGGATGGAGTGGTGGTCGATTTGGTTCTTCAGGAGGTATGAGGGATCGCCAGTCTGGAGGTACAGGTTTTGGTCGTAGTCCTGGATATGGCCGATCTAGCTATGGAAATTCCAGTTCTGGCAGTTACAGTAACTCCGGGTTTGGCCGATCTAGCCATGGAAATTCCAGCGAGACAGGAAGGTTTGGAGGACCAAGCTCTAGCCGTTTTGGCAGCCCTGGTTCAAGTCTGTCAGGAGGAGGTTTCGGTGGATTTGGTAGCTCCGATAGATCTGGTGGATTTGGTAGTTCAGATCGATCTGGTGGTTTTGGTTGGGCTCAATCTGGTGGTTTTGGTGATAGAAAGTGA
- the LOC114186661 gene encoding serine--glyoxylate aminotransferase — protein sequence MDYFNAPGRNHLFVPGPVNIPDQIIRAMNRNNEDYRSPAIPALTKTLLEDVKKIFKTTTGTPFLIPTTGTGAWESALTNTLSPGDRIVSFLIGQFSLLWIDQQQRLNFNVDVVESEWGQGAKLDVLETKIASDTAHTIKAICIVHNETATGVTNNLAKVRQILDSYRHPALLIVDGVSSICALDFRMDEWGVDVAITGSQKALSLPTGIGIVVAGPRAIEASKTAKSLRVFFDWKDYLKFYQLGTYWPYTPSIHLLYGLRAALDLVFEEGLENVIARHNRLGTATRLAVEAWGLKNCTQKEEWHSDTVTAVVVPSYIDSAEIVRRAWKRYNLSLGLGLNKVAGKVFRIGHLGYLNELQLLGCLAGVEMILQDVGYPVKLGSGVAAASAYFKNTIPLIPSRI from the exons ATGGACTATTTCAATGCACCAGGAAGGAACCACCTCTTTGTTCCAGGGCCAGTTAACATCCCTGACCAGATCATTAGGGCCATGAACAGAAACAATGAGGACTACCGTTCTCCAGCTATTCCAGCTCTCACAAAAACTCTGCTTGAAGATGTCAAGAAGATTTTCAAGACCACTACTGGAACCCCATTTCTCATCCCTACAACTG GTACTGGTGCTTGGGAGAGTGCTCTCACAAACACACTGTCTCCTGGGGATAGAATTGTATCATTTCTGATTGGCCAATTCAGCTTGCTTTGGATTGATCAGCAGCAACGTCTGAATTTCAATGTTGATGTTGTGGAAAGTGAATGGGGCCAGGGTGCTAAGCTTGATGTTCTGGAAACAAAGATTGCTTCAGACACTGCACACACTATAAAAGCAATTTGCATTGTTCACAATGAGACAGCAACTGGGGTCACCAACAACTTGGCCAAAGTGAGACAAATTCTCG ATTCCTACAGGCATCCAGCACTGTTAATTGTTGATGGAGTGTCTTCAATTTGTGCTCTTGATTTTCGCATGGATGAATGGGGAGTAGATGTGGCCATAACTGGCTCTCAGAAGGCCCTTTCCCTTCCCACTGGGATAGGTATTGTGGTTGCAGGACCTAGAGCTATTGAAGCCTCAAAAACTGCTAAATCACTCAGAGTTTTCTTTGACTGGAAAGACTACCTGAAATTCTACCAGTTAGGAACCTATTGGCCATACACTCCTTCCATACATCTGCTGTATGGTCTCAGAGCTGCTCTTGATCTGGTTTTTGAAGAAGGACTTGAAAATGTGATTGCAAGGCACAACCGTTTAGGCACAGCAACCAG ACTTGCTGTAGAGGCATGGGGTTTGAAGAATTGCACCCAAAAGGAAGAGTGGCACAGTGACACAGTGACTGCTGTTGTTGTCCCTTCTTACATTGATAGTGCTGAAATAGTTAGAAGGGCATGGAAGAGATACAATTTGAGCTTAGGTCTTGGACTCAACAAAGTTGCTGGCAAGGTTTTCAGAATTGGACATCTTGGCTACTTGAATGAG TTGCAACTGTTGGGATGTCTAGCTGGTGTGGAGATGATACTGCAAGATGTGGGTTACCCTGTAAAGCTTGGAAGTGGAGTTGCTGCTGCCAGTGCATACTTTAAGAACACTATTCCTCTCATTCCTTCAAGGATTTGA